One stretch of Deltaproteobacteria bacterium DNA includes these proteins:
- a CDS encoding slipin family protein: MTIVFIVVLFAVLLLISGVKVLKEYERAVIFRLGRLIGAKGPGILYIIPFIDKMIRISTRVIALDVPSQDVITRDNVSIKVNAVVYFKVIDSNKAVTEVENYLFATSQIAQTTLRSVCGQGELDKLLTEREKINMELQEIIDKHTSPWGIKVSTVEVKQIDMPQEMQSAMARQAVAERDRRAKVISADGESQAAQKYSEAAGVLSREPASLQLRYLNTLTEIASANNSTIIFPIPLEMFNIFNKKPSDNK, from the coding sequence ATGACTATTGTGTTCATTGTTGTTTTATTTGCGGTACTTTTGCTTATATCAGGTGTTAAGGTCTTAAAAGAGTATGAGCGTGCGGTTATTTTCAGACTCGGCAGGTTGATAGGTGCAAAGGGGCCTGGCATCCTCTACATAATTCCATTCATCGATAAGATGATCAGGATCAGCACAAGGGTCATTGCTCTCGATGTGCCTTCGCAGGATGTTATAACAAGAGACAATGTATCGATCAAAGTGAATGCCGTTGTATATTTCAAGGTGATAGATTCGAATAAGGCCGTTACGGAGGTAGAAAACTATTTGTTTGCAACATCGCAGATAGCTCAAACGACACTGAGAAGCGTTTGCGGGCAGGGAGAGCTTGATAAACTTTTAACAGAGAGAGAAAAGATCAATATGGAATTACAGGAGATCATAGATAAACACACGTCTCCCTGGGGTATAAAGGTTTCAACCGTTGAAGTAAAACAGATAGATATGCCTCAAGAGATGCAGAGTGCAATGGCAAGACAGGCGGTAGCCGAGAGAGACAGAAGGGCAAAGGTCATAAGCGCGGATGGTGAATCACAGGCTGCACAGAAGTATTCCGAGGCTGCAGGGGTGCTTTCAAGGGAGCCTGCTTCATTACAGTTAAGATATCTAAATACCCTTACAGAGATTGCTTCTGCAAACAACTCTACCATAATCTTCCCTATTCCGTTAGAGATGTTTAACATCTTTAACAAGAAGCCGTCGGATAATAAATAG
- a CDS encoding lysophospholipase, producing MGRIIKEEAYIASSNERIHLDIFNNTGEQRTIIFFPGTGTASEFYSSFLEALSYKGFNVVGIDPVGHGHSTGTRGDFTVEQLLQNLRDAVSYVKEKFRGRVGIMGSSQGGIIVYYAALEGIYVDAVLAHNAALVYKEIQNIVKYPHSFKKGMPVIDYLKRVLPALKMPTSIYLNWHKVFNDKKMLKAFKNDKFYVGYYTIRAMASLKNYIPDIKGLPMPPTMIITGSKDEVIPKDVSERAFYQLKGNFHTFVEIDQASHMLPLEYMHQFLPRVVDWFSIKLG from the coding sequence ATGGGAAGGATTATAAAAGAAGAGGCTTACATAGCCTCTTCAAATGAGAGGATTCATCTCGATATATTCAATAACACAGGAGAGCAGCGAACTATTATTTTTTTCCCCGGGACCGGCACAGCATCTGAATTCTACTCTTCGTTCCTGGAAGCCCTCTCGTATAAAGGGTTTAATGTTGTTGGTATTGATCCTGTGGGTCATGGGCATTCTACAGGAACCCGCGGAGATTTTACAGTAGAGCAATTGCTTCAAAACTTGAGAGATGCCGTTTCTTATGTAAAAGAGAAGTTTCGAGGAAGGGTTGGTATAATGGGGAGCAGTCAAGGAGGTATTATAGTTTATTATGCCGCGCTTGAGGGTATATACGTTGATGCCGTTCTGGCACACAATGCAGCTCTTGTTTATAAAGAGATTCAGAACATAGTTAAGTATCCTCATTCGTTTAAAAAAGGTATGCCCGTAATAGATTATCTTAAAAGGGTATTACCAGCACTCAAGATGCCTACCTCTATTTATCTCAACTGGCATAAGGTTTTTAATGATAAGAAGATGCTAAAAGCTTTTAAAAATGACAAATTTTATGTAGGCTATTATACCATAAGGGCAATGGCATCATTGAAAAACTATATACCGGATATTAAAGGACTGCCGATGCCGCCAACAATGATAATTACCGGCTCAAAAGATGAGGTTATTCCAAAGGACGTATCGGAAAGGGCATTTTATCAGTTAAAGGGTAATTTCCATACCTTTGTGGAAATAGATCAAGCATCTCACATGTTACCTCTTGAATACATGCACCAGTTTTTACCGCGTGTTGTGGATTGGTTTTCGATAAAGCTTGGCTGA
- a CDS encoding cytochrome c family protein, which translates to MKLTKIIFILTAAFSAVVFSSIANAAPGYVGVNQCKMCHMKQYNVWKNTAHAKAFDVLTPADQAKPECVKCHITGDNKEFKGVQCEECHGPGSEYKTFSVMKNLKEAEAKGLNPKPTAVCVKCHNKNSPNFKGFDFKTSWAKIKH; encoded by the coding sequence GTGAAGTTGACAAAAATTATTTTCATATTGACAGCAGCATTTTCAGCCGTTGTATTTTCATCAATAGCAAATGCAGCACCAGGCTACGTTGGCGTAAACCAGTGTAAGATGTGCCACATGAAGCAGTACAATGTTTGGAAAAACACAGCTCATGCAAAGGCGTTTGATGTGTTAACACCGGCGGATCAGGCAAAACCAGAATGCGTTAAATGTCACATCACCGGGGACAACAAAGAATTTAAAGGGGTTCAGTGTGAAGAATGTCATGGGCCCGGCAGTGAGTATAAGACTTTTAGCGTAATGAAGAATCTCAAAGAGGCAGAAGCAAAGGGCTTAAATCCAAAACCGACAGCTGTATGTGTAAAGTGCCACAATAAAAATAGTCCGAACTTTAAGGGTTTTGATTTCAAAACATCATGGGCAAAGATTAAACATTAA
- the gltA gene encoding NADPH-dependent glutamate synthase, with amino-acid sequence MEPRERLKIQRQKMPAQDSGVRITNFQEVNYGYTPKMAMLEAQRCLLCKKPLCVAGCPVNIDIPSFISLIAEGKFTEAAKKIKESNSLPAICGRVCPQEEQCEGVCVVGNKGVSVAIGHLERFAADWERTNGEISTPEKHTPIGKKIAIVGSGPSGLTVASELVKMGYAVTIFEALHTPGGVLVYGIPEFRLPKDIVNSEIDYLRKLGVEIVTNFVVGKTMTIDDLIKSGYDAVFVGSGAGLPVFMNVSGENLNGVYSANEYLTRTNLMKAYVFPEYDTPIAKAKNVAVIGGGNTAMDAVRTAKRFGAEHAYLIYRRSWEEMPARLEERHHAREEGIEFTFLTAPVRIIGDENGWVQGIECIKMELGDPDASGRRKPVPIKGSEFVIDVELVVVAVGNGANPLIPISTPDIQTNKWGNIIVKEGETVTTKNGVFAGGDIVRGGATVILAMGDGKKAAQEINTYLMEKIDNKQ; translated from the coding sequence ATGGAACCAAGAGAAAGACTAAAAATACAAAGGCAGAAAATGCCTGCACAGGATTCCGGCGTAAGAATCACAAATTTCCAGGAAGTAAATTATGGATATACACCAAAGATGGCTATGCTTGAGGCACAAAGATGCCTGCTGTGTAAAAAACCGTTATGTGTTGCAGGGTGTCCTGTAAATATAGATATCCCCTCGTTTATATCTTTGATAGCAGAAGGTAAATTCACTGAGGCTGCAAAGAAGATAAAAGAATCCAACAGCCTGCCTGCCATATGCGGCAGGGTATGTCCGCAAGAAGAACAGTGTGAAGGTGTGTGCGTTGTAGGCAATAAAGGGGTGTCCGTTGCAATAGGACATCTTGAGAGATTCGCAGCAGATTGGGAGAGAACGAATGGAGAGATTTCAACGCCTGAAAAACATACACCTATAGGTAAAAAGATAGCAATCGTAGGTTCAGGACCATCCGGTCTGACGGTAGCGTCGGAACTCGTAAAAATGGGGTATGCTGTAACTATATTTGAAGCATTGCACACACCTGGCGGGGTACTTGTATACGGCATCCCCGAGTTTAGACTGCCAAAAGATATTGTTAATAGTGAAATAGATTATCTGAGAAAGCTCGGCGTGGAGATAGTAACAAACTTTGTTGTTGGTAAAACAATGACAATCGACGATCTGATCAAATCCGGGTACGATGCGGTTTTTGTCGGCAGTGGTGCAGGGCTGCCCGTATTCATGAACGTGTCGGGAGAAAACTTAAACGGCGTTTATTCTGCCAATGAGTATCTTACAAGAACGAACCTCATGAAGGCTTATGTCTTCCCAGAATATGATACGCCAATAGCAAAGGCCAAAAATGTTGCCGTAATCGGCGGCGGGAATACGGCTATGGACGCTGTAAGGACAGCAAAACGTTTTGGTGCAGAACACGCGTACCTTATATATAGAAGATCATGGGAAGAGATGCCTGCAAGACTTGAGGAAAGACATCATGCCAGGGAAGAGGGTATTGAATTTACATTTCTTACAGCTCCTGTCAGGATTATCGGTGATGAAAATGGATGGGTTCAAGGGATAGAATGTATAAAAATGGAGCTTGGAGATCCTGATGCCTCAGGCAGGAGAAAGCCTGTCCCGATAAAAGGCTCGGAATTTGTAATTGATGTTGAATTGGTAGTGGTTGCAGTCGGTAATGGAGCAAACCCTTTAATCCCTATTTCAACACCCGACATACAAACAAACAAGTGGGGCAATATCATCGTAAAAGAAGGTGAAACGGTAACAACAAAAAACGGAGTGTTCGCAGGCGGCGATATAGTAAGGGGAGGTGCTACTGTGATACTTGCAATGGGTGACGGCAAAAAGGCGGCACAGGAGATAAATACATATTTAATGGAAAAAATTGACAATAAACAGTGA
- a CDS encoding sulfide/dihydroorotate dehydrogenase-like FAD/NAD-binding protein, giving the protein MNKIIKKRMLSPAIGWFEVEAPYVSRSQKPGQFVIIRVNDKGERIPLTIAGAYKEKGTIIIIVQSIGKTTAALNSMIEGDFLADVVGPLGKPSHIEHFGRVVTIGGGVGTAIALPSTKAFKEAGNEVISIIGARTKDLLILEDEMRKISDRLIVTTDDGSYAKRGFVTDALQELINNNDTIPNFVLAIGPVPMMKAVSELTRKYAIPTVVSLNPIMLDGTGMCGVCRVVIEGKTMFACVDGPEFDGHKVDFDGLTKRLKVYQKEERLSLELFKNTVKVG; this is encoded by the coding sequence GTGAATAAAATCATAAAAAAACGTATGCTGTCTCCGGCAATTGGATGGTTTGAGGTAGAAGCACCTTACGTTTCAAGATCGCAAAAGCCGGGTCAGTTCGTAATAATAAGAGTCAACGATAAAGGCGAGAGAATACCATTAACAATAGCAGGTGCTTATAAAGAGAAAGGAACGATAATAATTATCGTTCAAAGCATAGGCAAAACAACAGCAGCTCTTAACTCAATGATAGAAGGTGATTTCCTTGCCGATGTCGTTGGACCTCTTGGTAAACCATCCCACATAGAACATTTCGGCAGGGTTGTAACAATAGGCGGTGGTGTCGGCACGGCAATAGCCTTACCATCGACAAAGGCGTTTAAAGAGGCAGGTAATGAAGTGATAAGCATAATAGGTGCAAGAACAAAGGATCTGCTTATACTTGAAGATGAAATGCGCAAGATTTCGGATAGGCTCATTGTTACAACGGACGATGGCAGCTATGCAAAAAGGGGCTTTGTGACAGATGCATTACAGGAGTTAATAAATAACAATGATACGATACCCAACTTTGTGCTTGCAATAGGACCTGTTCCCATGATGAAAGCTGTTTCAGAACTCACAAGGAAATATGCAATACCCACCGTTGTCAGCCTCAATCCTATTATGCTTGATGGAACAGGTATGTGCGGGGTATGCAGGGTTGTGATTGAAGGTAAAACAATGTTTGCATGCGTTGACGGACCGGAGTTTGACGGCCATAAGGTAGATTTCGATGGATTGACTAAAAGGCTTAAAGTTTATCAAAAAGAAGAAAGATTATCATTAGAGCTATTTAAAAATACTGTAAAAGTAGGTTAA
- the gcvH gene encoding glycine cleavage system protein GcvH — MIDELWYNENHVWILIEDNLARIGISDYIQEQLGDINFIELPEAGDKLVRGKSFGHIESEETVFELIAPVSGKVIEINSDAVDNPVIIGEDPLGDGWLIEIENVDMKELKSLMDQEKYEKFVKELSK, encoded by the coding sequence ATGATCGATGAACTTTGGTACAATGAAAATCACGTATGGATTTTAATTGAGGACAATCTTGCCCGTATCGGTATATCCGATTATATACAGGAGCAGCTCGGAGATATAAATTTTATAGAGCTGCCGGAAGCAGGAGATAAGTTGGTCCGCGGTAAATCATTCGGGCACATTGAATCAGAAGAGACAGTGTTTGAGCTTATAGCCCCGGTTTCAGGCAAGGTCATAGAGATAAACAGTGATGCAGTGGACAACCCTGTTATTATAGGTGAAGATCCTCTGGGTGACGGATGGCTTATAGAAATAGAGAACGTTGATATGAAGGAATTGAAATCCCTGATGGATCAGGAAAAATACGAAAAATTCGTAAAGGAGCTTTCCAAGTGA